Part of the Paenibacillus kyungheensis genome, AACGAACGGCTACGTCCCACTACATTTTCCCAAAAACGAGATTGAGATTCATGAATCCCCATCGATGTTCCTGTAGCAAGCGGAGTTCCTGCTAAATCATGTGAAATGTTTTGTTCGTATAATGCGTGTCCACCTTCATGAAGAGAACTGAAAATCGCACTCATCACATCTTCAGGCATATAATGCGTTGTGATACGCACATCCCCTGGGTTTAGACCTGTAGCGAAAGGATGTACACTTTCATCCAAACGTCCTGCGTCAAAATCAAAGCCCATTTCTTTTAACAATAAATGACCGATCTTTTCTTGTTGACCGATATCATATTGTTGCTTCAAGAAATCGTTATCTGGTTGATGCTCTGATTGTTTGATTTTTTCAAGTAAAGGTACAAGACGTGATTTTAAACGATCAAATACAACATCTAATTTGGCTACTGTTAAATCAGGCTCATACATATCGAGCAATGTGTCATAACGTGTGTCTTTAACACCCCAATAATCGATAAAATCACGTTTCATTGCTACAATTTCACTAAGTAATGGCTCAAAGCCTTCAAAATCATCATTATGTTTGGCTTCTTCCCATACCGTTTGTGCATGAGTCGTTAAGCTGGAGTATTTTTGAATTTTTTCAGGTGGAATTTTTTCATTCAATTCATACTCTTTGCGTACATCTTGTACAATACGCTTGTCATTGTCTTCTAACTGTTCAAAAACATCTGGACGTGACAGCACTTCGATATAACCGCCCATTTCTTTCGATACAGACAGTTTGAAGTGTTCTGTCGCTAGTACCCCAATCGTATCGGCACGTAGCTCTGCTCCTTTACGTGGAGCTCCTGTGCGCAAGTCCCATCCCATTAGTGCAAGCGCTTCACCATAACTGCTAATTTTGCGAACCAATTGCCGAAATTGTGTTAATGTCTCTTGTACATATTGTTCCATAATAAGGTTCACCTCTCTGCTTACATACACAACACTTGGTTATGGCATGCAATATTGTTATTTTTGTAAAAATACACCTCTTGATGATACGTTCTTCTAGTCGTATAATCAATGGTACACAATTAAATATTATAGACATATTTGATTGTATTGTGCTATATGCACGGATGGATTGTCTATAAGAATACATTTAACCATTTTTGCTCATGTCATAATATAGATAACTTCTAAGGAGTGAATATCGATGGTAAAAGTAAATGTAACCCCTCAAGCAGAACAATATTTATCACGCAAAATTGGTGATAAAAAAGCGGTCATTCGTATTTTCGTAGATAATGAAGATTGCGGATGTACAGGCGGTATTCCGGCACTTCGTTTAATTGACGAGCCAGGTAAAAGAGATACTGTTGTAGAAAGTAACGCATTGTCTTTAACTATGCATCAAAGTGGCGAATCTTATTTTGATGATGATGAACTTACTTTATCGACAGATGATTTGGGTTCTTCGCTCAGACTTAGTAGTGCTTCTCAGTATTATAGTCGAAGCATACGCGTTCTTGACGGACGCAAAGCATTAGCCTAATTTTATATTATTAATCTGTAAGATGACCAGGAGGATACTCAATGAACTCGATCACAACGATTATGCAACACAATCAGGAATTTGTGACTAGCAAAGAATACGAAGCTTATCTTTCCAGTCCTTTCCCTGAGAAAAAGTTGGTTATTTTGACTTGTATGGATACCCGTTTAACCGAATTATTGCCTAAAGCAATGAATATTCGTAACGGTGATGCCAAAATTCTAAAAAACGCAGGTGCTATTATTTCACAGCCTTTTGGTAGTGTAATGCGTAGTATTCTTGTCGCTATTTATGAATTAAAAGCAGAAGAAGTGATCGTAGTTGGTCATCATGGATGTGGTATGGCATCACTGAACTCAGATCATATGATCGAAAAAATTCATGAACGTGGAATTGCACCAGAAGTGCTAACTACGCTTGAAAATTCAGGGATTAAACTTAAAAGATGGCTTCAAGGTTTTGATAATGAGAAAGAAGGCGTTATGCGCAGTGTAGATATTATCAAAAACCACCCTCTACTCCCTGCTAGCGTACCTGTACACGGTATGATTATTGATCCAGCAACAGGACAATTGGAGTTACTTGTGAATGGTTATGATCAAGTTGAAGTTCCTTCTAACTCATAATCAGTACACCATATTAGCTTGAAAGAATGACATAATCAACTATAGATAAGTGTGGACGTGGATGCGATTGCTCCACGTCTTTTTGCTGTTTATTTTTTGTGAAATGATGGAAATATCGCTCTTTTATTAAATTTGAACATTCTTTGTCTATCTTTTTTATATTTCAATAACTTTATATCAAATCGCTTCTAGCTTCCTTGCGAAAGCATACAGTTGTAGTGTACACTTTATCTTAAATCGGCCAAATGGCTGTTTTAAAAGATAGGAGAGAATGCCCTATGAACACGCTATCTTATGGTTTACTCGCTTTGCTTGCACGCAATAATTCGTCAGGTTACGACCTGATGCTCAAGATTCAACCGTTTTGGCAAGCAAAACATAGTCAAATTTATCCACTGTTGTCACGTATGGAAGAGCAACATTTGTTATCCGCAGAATGGATTCAACAAACTGATAAACCGGATAAAAAGATTTACGCAATTACTCCACTAGGAGAACAACGTCTGAAAGAATGGATGCAACTTCCTGCAGGCGAACCAGTCAGTCGTGATGAATTAGTTCTCAAAGCTTTTTGCTTATGGACAACTGATCGCGAAAACGCTATCTCATTGTTTGGTACAAGATCAATTTATTACCAAGAACGTATTCATTACTTTGAGCAAGCGCTTCACAAAATGCCTGAAGAAGTTCGTCAATTTGGTACACGTGATTTTGGATTGTACATTTTGCGTCAAAAAGCTTTATCAACAGCTAAAGCAAATTTGGAATGGACGACATGGGTTATCGACATGCTCAAAAATTCTACAACTGAAAGTTCCTCACAACCTCAACACCAATGAACAGTTGATACGAGGCTAATGGTTCAAAATCAAGAGAATCAATATTAAAACATTTTGAAACCGAAGCAGATGTCATGCGTATATTAACTATACTGTCATTGAAGACAACTACTAGGAGGATCATGAACACAATGAAAAAAATGCTGATGGTTTTTGTAGCATTCACATTATTCTTCACTTTATTTAGCGGCTTTGCTAATGATGCCGATGCAAGACGTGGTGGCGGATTCAAATCTTCACCGAAGTCATACACAACAACACCTAAAAAATCAACAGATAGTAATAGCAGTACGATGAACAGCACAAACCGTACAAAAAATACTACAGCAGGTTCAACAGCAAATCGTGGATTTTTTAGCGGTGGTAGCTTTTTCAAAGGATTAATGATTGGTGGTCTTGCCGGTATGTTATTCGGCGGAATGTTCGGTAATATGGGAATGTTCGGAGACTTGTTAGGATTAGTCATTAACTTATTCGCCATTTATATTCTATTTATAGCGGCTCGTGGAATTTACCGTATGATCCGTCAACGTAAAAAATCTGCTGACCCGTACAATAGACGTTAATGCCTATGCGACTCAGTATGGATGAAATTATCAATGCAGTATGCTTGAATATCGCTGAACGCAAAGGACTGAAACCTACTGATGTAACGGTTCAACTTTCCTGGGAAGAAGATACTGGTTATACCGCAGAAGTATGGACAGAAGGACGAAGCCAATATTTAGTCGAAAGTAATCTGAACGAAGCGATTTTACGTTATATGTTCAGTGAGTATAATGCACGAGTATTTAAAGAACAAGTAGAATTAGTTATCAATGATGACGAAGAAGAAATTCAAGCGATCATTCACGATAACTAATGCCTACACTATTCATTTTATAAGTTCTATTTTGTAAAGCTTGCGAGACAGACTATCTGTTCAGTCTAGGATCGCAAGCTTTTTTTGTATCCAATCATAAGCATATCTTCCACTGATCTCATGAGCACCTTCAAAGATATCACTTGCAAATTGTTGTTCAGCATCATGTTGTTGATAGATCTGTTGTAGCTGTGCTATAGCTTTCTGAACACCTTGTATCGGGAAAATACGATCATGTCTCCCTGCTTCTACAAATAAAGGTCGTGGCGCAATCAGACCGATCCATTGTGGTAAGTCTGCATATAATGCCTGACCCGGAATATAGTTACAGATACAATGATGAATATGAAGAATACTATTCTGATATGTATTAGGAAATCCGGTTAAAACAGTAGCACGTATACGCTGATCTAATGCTGCTGTAAGATAAGCGATCAACGCTCCGCCTGAAAATCCCATAATCCCGATCCGCTCTGAATTTACTTCTGGCATATCGCTAACAATATCAATCACTTTGAGCATTTCGTGTACTCTAAATCCAGCTAATGTTTTACCCATTAACAGCATTCGACTGGAAAGCGAATCACACGAATTAGCGATATCCGCATGGTTAGCCATATCTTCTGCCAATCGTCTTTCGCCAAATCCGATCACATCAGGAGCAATAGTAATCAATCCCCGATTCACTAACTGAATAGCATAATGCTGATGAATACCCGGTGTATTCAGATCCGGCTTGCCATCAGGTAACAATCCTACAATTTCACGACTTCCATAGCCATGGCCATGCACAGCAATCACTGCTGGAGCAGGAGCTGTAATCTGTTTAGGAATTAACACATACGCTGCAAAATAACTATAAGGTGAAGCAGAACATTCTATCCGTTTACGAATATAAGTCCCGCAATCTACTGTTTCCAGAAGTGTGATCGAATGATCATCCTGGGTAGCAAATGTACCGATTAATTGTGGTAATATGTTGCGTAATTGAGTCTGTTGCTCGATGATATTCGAATAAGAAGAACGTTCTGGATGATTAGATATCAGTTCTGCATACCATTGTTGTAGCAATTGATCTCCTTGCCATCTATTCATAAGTATTCCTCCTTTTCAAATGCACACGTTATCATTTTATAATATTCCCTTTTCATTTCTTTATCCCTGCATTGTAGATACTCTTATTTCTATATCTTCTATTGTGTCTATGCAATATATACTATCGTAATTGATAAGAAGCAAGTTAATGATAGCTACTTTCTACTATCATTAACTTGCTTCTTCTAAAAGCATATCAAATTCTAACAAAATTGAAGTTCCTTTCGAACTGGTATGCACCATAATTCGATCGGCTGACGTATACATCAAAGCAAATCCTTTACCTAATGAACGCTTACTACTATAACCAGAAATTAATATCATTTTAGGCAATTCATGAATCGGAATACCAGAGCCTTGATCAGTAATATAAATTTGCAGTACGTTACACTTGCTATAAACCGACAATTTACCATTGGCTGCGTGTTTGATCAGATTGGTTACACCTTCCGATACAGCCAGCTTAATATGCATCAATTTTTTCGGTTGATTGATTTTTAACTCTTCAGGGATATATTCCATCACTAAAGAACGACCTGAAGATACGTCACTTTTAGTTATAATATCCATTTGAGCTAAAGGTATTCCCAAATGCTGTTCTATTTCTTGTTGTTCTAAGCAGATATCGATTTTACTTTTTGAAAGTGTTTCGATCACATCTTTATACGACCGCATAGTACTTTGATGTAATTGTTCACGGTATTCTAGCGCAGGCGTAATATCGGTTAATACGATGGCTACCCAGCTATTTTCAGGATAAAAATGAGCTTCAAATGTTTTGTTTTTACTTTGAATGACTTCATAAAAATTCTCGGACACACGAAGCGCATGTTCAGCCAATATCGCTAATTGTTCTTTGAGATTAGCATCTTCCATATCATGCAAACTATCGTTGTCTCTGTATTTAAGCAATACCGTACCACCTGTAAATCCGCTCATTTCTTTATGTTCTTCAATCGATTGGAGTTCCACATGAATCAAATCGGTTTCTTGCAATAATGGCTTGGTAATAATCAACTGTCGTACTGTAGTAATCATTTCTAACGTGATCGCTTGAATTAATTTGGGATCTAATACTTTACCAGAAAGTTGTTGTAATTGACGTAACACTTCCCCATCTTCAGCATAACGATTAAGCAAATGTTCTAGATGATTACATAATGCGATAATTCGTGATTCATAAGGGATATCGTTTCCTTTTAACCCTGCCGGGAATCCTTTTCCATCATAACGTTCATGATGATGAAGTACCCATTCTGCTGCTTTTTTATCTCCACTAATCGATAAAATAATATTAAAACTTTCTGTCGTATGGGATTGGTATTCTTTTTCTTCTGTTAAAGAGAGCGCACCGCGTTTTGTTAAAATTTCCATGGGCAATAACGATTTACCGATATCGTGCAATGTGGTGTAATTGATCAAATCTGTTCTTCTTTTTTTCGGATAGGCAAGTAGTTCTAACATGTATTGACAAAGAATACCTGTATTTTTGCCATGCCCTTCATTTCGCTGTGAGATTCTTAATTCACTCAAGCGAATAAATTCTTCAGAAGATTTCATGCGAATCTGCAATTGACGAATAAAGCCATGAGATAAAAAGATAATCAGTAATAAAAACAATAAAATGTAGACCGTTTCATACATTATATTTCCTAATGAGATATGTCTCAAAAAGTGCGGAACAATAATCGTACATAATAAAACAGGTACAATTAATTCTTTTAATTTAAGCACCATATCATTGAGAAAAGGAGTACCGATAATCGTAGTCGAAGCTCCTGCCACTAGCAACATATAGACCAGACTAAATACCAGTGAACCTAATCCTGCTCGTAGATACGTTGAAAATGGATCAAAAAACTCCATGACCTGATATGACAAATACAGACTAATCACACTTTTGCCCAGAGCAGAACATATTCGAAATAGATTCATTTGCCGAATATCAAAATTCTTTTTACGTGCATACGATACAATCGTGCTAATTACGATCCCTAAAATAGCCGGGCTATATCCAAAAGCAAGTGCAAGAATAAGAAATCCAACCAGACTTCCGCTATATTCCTCACCGCTTAGTAATCTGACCGGAAACAGATCGAGTAAAACGATAAGAAACAAAATAGGCGCAATCGTAAATAATACAATTGAATGCCACTCGCGGACCATATATACCATACTAGCCAATCCTACCAGGCTGAGTAATATGGTATAGCCGTTCTTTTCTTTCATTATCTAAAAATTTCCTTGCCCAGAATCTCATCCAGTTGAAGCAATTCAAAAACTTCCATAACCTCCGGTTGAGTCTGTTCAATATACACATTACGTCCTAACTCTTGTAACACTTGTACCAAACGAATAATAAGACCGATCCCTGAAGAGTCTACAAAAAATACTTTTTCTAAATTTAATACAATATTCGTATACGGCGATACAGCCGGCTCAATCTCATCTTCCAATACATCTCCAGCATCTATATCAATATCACCTTCAAAATGTATTGTGGCCTGTACTTCATCTGTGATTATTTTATATGCAAACATGCTATTCACTCTCCTACCATACGAATTGGCGATCATGATTCAATCGTGCTTTGACATTCAAGGTATCTTCTTTAAAATGATGCATTTTAGATCCGATCTGTAGAATAGTTCCGCCTAGTAACTTATCTACATGAATAACTGCATCTTCTTTGACTGTTAATTTGGTGGAATTGCTACCTATCGTTCCTGCTTCTTGAATATGCATTCCTTTGGCAGCATAGTAATCGCCACCCCGTAGAAATCCGGTTACTTCTAGCACACCAGAGCAACGTAATTGTGTGTTATAACATCCTTTTTTTACTTGTACGGGTCCACCTGCAAGAATCTGACTATTCTGAATATAATGAAATTGTGCAAAAATATGATCCAATTGAGGCAAAACGACTCGATCTAACAGGTAAGCTGTTCGTTTTACAAATCGTTCCAAATCATTTGCTGTTCTAAAATGACTCATCGCCACATTCAAAAAACCATTTTTAATTTCTTTAATATATTTTTGCCATTCTTCATTGATTAACGATTTGTGTTCTTCAGTGGTACGAATAAATAATTGTAATTGTTGATGCAACTCTTTAAACCGTCCACGAAATAACACATCAAGCAGAGGAGCAAGCCCATGTTGATCAATATCTGTTATTTTAAAAGCTGCTGCGCGGTTTAACTGCTCTATCGCTGTCGTCAAAAACTCGGTCTGTTCTAAAATCATTTGCAAAATCGGTTCAGCTTGACCGTAAAACAGAAATAACTGCCCGACTGCGATTTCGCTTCCGATAACATTAGCAGTTACTTGTAACGATTGAGTCGCTATGATTTCCGCCATATTCACATTGCCTTTAATCTGAATATTTCCATCTGCTTCGACTTTCATCGTATCTTGTACAGTTCCATTAATATCGACATCGCCTTGAAAATGAATATTGCCTGTTTGTAAAGTAACATCTCCGCGATGATCCAACTTAGGAATAATAGCAAGCTTAATATGACGACCTTGTGTAATCACTTCTGGCATACCCGTACGCGTAGCAGTCACTTCTAATCCATCTTGAGATACTTGGACACCTTGCCCTGTTAACAAAATAACACCGGTGACAGGCGGAGCAGGTATAGATTCTCCAAAAATATTTAATCCGTTAATTCCCAAAATAGGGGGATGAACAATCCCTATCAAATCCCCATCATCTACACAAGGGAACTCTTTAATTTCACGATAATCGATCGTTCCATTTTCACGCATTTTAGGTTGTACTTTACGAGTTTTGGTATCGACTTTGATTTCAAAATGTCCATTTGTTCCAGCAACAGGTGGTTTTCCTTCTCCAATTAGAAATGCACCATTGACTGTTGTTGCACAAGCCCGCTTAACTTCATCATGATCCAAGCCGTAAATTACTTTTTGCTCAACCAATTGCTTGCGTACTGCTATCGGTTCGATCGGTATATACTGCTTCTCTTCTTCCGCTCTAAGTACCAATCGTAACGTAGGTTGCGCAGAAATAATTTTTCGGATAATGACATAGCCCACTTCGATATTCAAGTTGACCTTCATCGCTTTATCATCAATATGAATATTCCAGACAGGTTCTACTATTTTATCTTCGACTTCATATCGTACAATATCGGTAGCTGCTAACTTTACAGTCTCTCCTGCTATAATCGGCACATCATTAATCCAGAGATATACATTATCGGTTGTACTAATAGTGGGTTGTTGATGCCCTTGTGAATGAAAATGTATCTGTCCTTCTTTTACCCATATTTTTCCTTCTGTTGCATCCATAGCAGGAGAAGCTACTGGCTGTTCGAGATGTAGCGCTTGCATATTAATGATCGTTTCAGCTTCTGCTACTAATATCGGTAACGATTCTTGTGTATCTTCTATCGTCTGCTCAGTGATTTCTTCTGTTTTCAAAGTGACTTTGACTACCGCTTGTTTGGAATAGAGCCCTAGCATGCCTTTAGCTTCACTTTCCATCACTTCAATGCTCACTTGTTGCTTGGTGGCATCGAGTAAAGAAAGTGCTTGTTCTACGGCTTCTTGCACTGTTTTGGCTCTAGCTATCACACTACGCTCCATCAGGGGTGCCTCCTCCATACCTTGCTTATGGTAACTCGATCGAAATAATACACACATCGTCTTTACGATGCTGAATCAAGCGTTCTAACTTTACAACAAACGCTTCATTTTCCAAATAATATAGACTTTGAGCATAATGCTCTAGCTTTTCAATACCAGCATGAATAGAGACACCGGGTTTTTCGACTAATCCATCTGTATATAAAACGATTCTTGCAGGAGTATCGTACGTCACGATAGCAGTATCCAATTTCATATCATTTTGGATACCGATTGGTACGGTGGTTCCTGTCAATTGTGTAGGATACTGGTCTTTGAGAAATAGCAATCCCGGCGGATGACCTGCATTAAAATATTCGATTTGCTTTCGTTCCAAGTCGATAAATAAATAGATTGCTGTAAAGTAAGCAGCCCTACGATTTTTACCAAACAATGCTCTCATCTTTTTGTTCAATTCTTCGCATACCAGATGAGGTTCTTTGACTACACCTACAATACCATCGAGCAGTGAACGAATCGACATACTGATCAGGGCAGCAGATATTCCATGACCGGACACATCGATCAGCAGTACACCACAATGCTGTGGATCGAACATTTTCCAATACAGCATATCACCGGATACTTCTGTTGATTGTAGGTAGCTGCTGTGCACTCGAATCATAGTTTCATTGATCGGCGGACTGAGCACGCTACGTTGTAAATGTTTGGCCAATTGAAGCTCTTTGTGTACTTTTTCTTCTCGAACTTTGCGCGAATCCATTTCTTTTTTGAGTCGAATTGCAGATTGAACTCGTGCTAGCAGTTCGTAATCAGGCCCGCCTTTTTCAATAAAATCCATACCGCCTGCATTAAAAGCTTCTTTGAAATGAATCCGATCTGCGGTTAGAAAAATGATAGGCAAATCCTGATAAACGGTACAACTTTTAATAATGCGACAAGCTTCAATACCATCAATCCCTGGCATCACAATATCAAGTAAAATCAAATCGATTGCCGCTGCTTTACGAGGAGAGAGTTGATCTCGAATACTCAGAATATCAAATGCTTCTTGAGCTGAAGAAGCGGTCTGTATATTCTTGTATCCTGCTGCATCAAGTACATTTTGCAAAAAGACAAGATTAAGTCTGGAGTCATCTACAATCAATATACTCATGATACTTCTCCTTCAGAGTAGGTTTATATGTTTATTTTCGTCATTTTCTTCCATTTATGTGATAGGTAACGATTACAATTATGTAGAGTAAGCGATTGTATCAGATTATTTGGAACTTATTTTAATAAAAAAAGCCTACTTTGCTTGCAGCAAAATAGACTCTCAATATACACACCCATGATGATAAAGATGCTCATAATTACATATTTTTATTCAAATTCAAAGGATATTCGGTCTGTGATTGTGGCTGATATTGCTGTTCATATAAGTAATTATCAAGCGCTCGATTATTTACAATATACGTATCTGCAATCATATCATGAATCCCTTGCTTATACTTGGTAAATCCGATAATAATATATCCTATCCCTAGTGTGAGATTACATAATAATCTTAACCAATAACGCGCTACTGCACGTCCAAAACCTATACGTTGCATAGAACGATTAACAACTTTGATGCCGAGTAGCATTTTACCTGGAGTCGCTTGGTATTTAGACTTTTCAAAACATCCAAAATACAACCACGTTGTTAATCCTGATAATAATTGAAAAATAACAGGCAGTAGCGAACCTATAGATACTTCGCTCCCAAGTGAATCATCTGTTACATGGACAATACCGACAATAACTATACTCAATATAAAACTGATGATCAAATATGAAATGCTTAAAATAACGACATCTATTAATATCGCTGCGAACCTCTTCCAAAACCCTGCATACAGTATAGTAACCACTCCTAGATTAATCTTCTTAAAACTTATTTCCACTCTTGCTGATCTTTTTGTAAATAAGGAGACATCTCTGGTTGATTCC contains:
- a CDS encoding carboxypeptidase M32, which translates into the protein MEQYVQETLTQFRQLVRKISSYGEALALMGWDLRTGAPRKGAELRADTIGVLATEHFKLSVSKEMGGYIEVLSRPDVFEQLEDNDKRIVQDVRKEYELNEKIPPEKIQKYSSLTTHAQTVWEEAKHNDDFEGFEPLLSEIVAMKRDFIDYWGVKDTRYDTLLDMYEPDLTVAKLDVVFDRLKSRLVPLLEKIKQSEHQPDNDFLKQQYDIGQQEKIGHLLLKEMGFDFDAGRLDESVHPFATGLNPGDVRITTHYMPEDVMSAIFSSLHEGGHALYEQNISHDLAGTPLATGTSMGIHESQSRFWENVVGRSRSFWDRYYSDLQALFPEQLKEVSLDTFYRAANRVENTLIRIEADELTYNLHIIIRYEIEKMLFNEDLDVKDLPKVWNSKYQEYLGITPPNDSLGVLQDVHWSGGDFGYFASYSLGNMYAAQMTHTMRKELPDFEQWIAGGNLLPIKEWLTDKIYKYGKSRTPSELIQNITGEELNPDYLADYLEEKYNEIYRLQSTNS
- a CDS encoding iron-sulfur cluster biosynthesis family protein, whose protein sequence is MVKVNVTPQAEQYLSRKIGDKKAVIRIFVDNEDCGCTGGIPALRLIDEPGKRDTVVESNALSLTMHQSGESYFDDDELTLSTDDLGSSLRLSSASQYYSRSIRVLDGRKALA
- a CDS encoding beta-class carbonic anhydrase; amino-acid sequence: MNSITTIMQHNQEFVTSKEYEAYLSSPFPEKKLVILTCMDTRLTELLPKAMNIRNGDAKILKNAGAIISQPFGSVMRSILVAIYELKAEEVIVVGHHGCGMASLNSDHMIEKIHERGIAPEVLTTLENSGIKLKRWLQGFDNEKEGVMRSVDIIKNHPLLPASVPVHGMIIDPATGQLELLVNGYDQVEVPSNS
- a CDS encoding PadR family transcriptional regulator, which gives rise to MNTLSYGLLALLARNNSSGYDLMLKIQPFWQAKHSQIYPLLSRMEEQHLLSAEWIQQTDKPDKKIYAITPLGEQRLKEWMQLPAGEPVSRDELVLKAFCLWTTDRENAISLFGTRSIYYQERIHYFEQALHKMPEEVRQFGTRDFGLYILRQKALSTAKANLEWTTWVIDMLKNSTTESSSQPQHQ
- a CDS encoding YxcD family protein is translated as MRLSMDEIINAVCLNIAERKGLKPTDVTVQLSWEEDTGYTAEVWTEGRSQYLVESNLNEAILRYMFSEYNARVFKEQVELVINDDEEEIQAIIHDN
- a CDS encoding dienelactone hydrolase family protein, whose translation is MNRWQGDQLLQQWYAELISNHPERSSYSNIIEQQTQLRNILPQLIGTFATQDDHSITLLETVDCGTYIRKRIECSASPYSYFAAYVLIPKQITAPAPAVIAVHGHGYGSREIVGLLPDGKPDLNTPGIHQHYAIQLVNRGLITIAPDVIGFGERRLAEDMANHADIANSCDSLSSRMLLMGKTLAGFRVHEMLKVIDIVSDMPEVNSERIGIMGFSGGALIAYLTAALDQRIRATVLTGFPNTYQNSILHIHHCICNYIPGQALYADLPQWIGLIAPRPLFVEAGRHDRIFPIQGVQKAIAQLQQIYQQHDAEQQFASDIFEGAHEISGRYAYDWIQKKLAILD
- a CDS encoding HD domain-containing phosphohydrolase translates to MVYMVREWHSIVLFTIAPILFLIVLLDLFPVRLLSGEEYSGSLVGFLILALAFGYSPAILGIVISTIVSYARKKNFDIRQMNLFRICSALGKSVISLYLSYQVMEFFDPFSTYLRAGLGSLVFSLVYMLLVAGASTTIIGTPFLNDMVLKLKELIVPVLLCTIIVPHFLRHISLGNIMYETVYILLFLLLIIFLSHGFIRQLQIRMKSSEEFIRLSELRISQRNEGHGKNTGILCQYMLELLAYPKKRRTDLINYTTLHDIGKSLLPMEILTKRGALSLTEEKEYQSHTTESFNIILSISGDKKAAEWVLHHHERYDGKGFPAGLKGNDIPYESRIIALCNHLEHLLNRYAEDGEVLRQLQQLSGKVLDPKLIQAITLEMITTVRQLIITKPLLQETDLIHVELQSIEEHKEMSGFTGGTVLLKYRDNDSLHDMEDANLKEQLAILAEHALRVSENFYEVIQSKNKTFEAHFYPENSWVAIVLTDITPALEYREQLHQSTMRSYKDVIETLSKSKIDICLEQQEIEQHLGIPLAQMDIITKSDVSSGRSLVMEYIPEELKINQPKKLMHIKLAVSEGVTNLIKHAANGKLSVYSKCNVLQIYITDQGSGIPIHELPKMILISGYSSKRSLGKGFALMYTSADRIMVHTSSKGTSILLEFDMLLEEAS
- a CDS encoding STAS domain-containing protein, whose translation is MFAYKIITDEVQATIHFEGDIDIDAGDVLEDEIEPAVSPYTNIVLNLEKVFFVDSSGIGLIIRLVQVLQELGRNVYIEQTQPEVMEVFELLQLDEILGKEIFR
- a CDS encoding FapA family protein, whose protein sequence is MERSVIARAKTVQEAVEQALSLLDATKQQVSIEVMESEAKGMLGLYSKQAVVKVTLKTEEITEQTIEDTQESLPILVAEAETIINMQALHLEQPVASPAMDATEGKIWVKEGQIHFHSQGHQQPTISTTDNVYLWINDVPIIAGETVKLAATDIVRYEVEDKIVEPVWNIHIDDKAMKVNLNIEVGYVIIRKIISAQPTLRLVLRAEEEKQYIPIEPIAVRKQLVEQKVIYGLDHDEVKRACATTVNGAFLIGEGKPPVAGTNGHFEIKVDTKTRKVQPKMRENGTIDYREIKEFPCVDDGDLIGIVHPPILGINGLNIFGESIPAPPVTGVILLTGQGVQVSQDGLEVTATRTGMPEVITQGRHIKLAIIPKLDHRGDVTLQTGNIHFQGDVDINGTVQDTMKVEADGNIQIKGNVNMAEIIATQSLQVTANVIGSEIAVGQLFLFYGQAEPILQMILEQTEFLTTAIEQLNRAAAFKITDIDQHGLAPLLDVLFRGRFKELHQQLQLFIRTTEEHKSLINEEWQKYIKEIKNGFLNVAMSHFRTANDLERFVKRTAYLLDRVVLPQLDHIFAQFHYIQNSQILAGGPVQVKKGCYNTQLRCSGVLEVTGFLRGGDYYAAKGMHIQEAGTIGSNSTKLTVKEDAVIHVDKLLGGTILQIGSKMHHFKEDTLNVKARLNHDRQFVW
- a CDS encoding PP2C family protein-serine/threonine phosphatase; translated protein: MSILIVDDSRLNLVFLQNVLDAAGYKNIQTASSAQEAFDILSIRDQLSPRKAAAIDLILLDIVMPGIDGIEACRIIKSCTVYQDLPIIFLTADRIHFKEAFNAGGMDFIEKGGPDYELLARVQSAIRLKKEMDSRKVREEKVHKELQLAKHLQRSVLSPPINETMIRVHSSYLQSTEVSGDMLYWKMFDPQHCGVLLIDVSGHGISAALISMSIRSLLDGIVGVVKEPHLVCEELNKKMRALFGKNRRAAYFTAIYLFIDLERKQIEYFNAGHPPGLLFLKDQYPTQLTGTTVPIGIQNDMKLDTAIVTYDTPARIVLYTDGLVEKPGVSIHAGIEKLEHYAQSLYYLENEAFVVKLERLIQHRKDDVCIISIELP
- a CDS encoding RDD family protein; translated protein: MEISFKKINLGVVTILYAGFWKRFAAILIDVVILSISYLIISFILSIVIVGIVHVTDDSLGSEVSIGSLLPVIFQLLSGLTTWLYFGCFEKSKYQATPGKMLLGIKVVNRSMQRIGFGRAVARYWLRLLCNLTLGIGYIIIGFTKYKQGIHDMIADTYIVNNRALDNYLYEQQYQPQSQTEYPLNLNKNM